The Helicobacter ganmani nucleotide sequence TAGCAAATAATGCCTTAAACCAAGGTTGTGTCCAAATTACAATACAAATAATCAACAAAATAAAGGGCATCCAAGCTTTCACGACAACACCCAACTCCAATTGGGTATTATTTGAAAAATTTGTCTCATTATCTAATCTAAAGATATTGCTAGGCTTCCAAACTTTCAAAAATAAAGTAGTGCAAGCTAAAGAAACAATAGCAGATACAATATCAGGCAACTCTGCACCTAGAAAGTTTGAACTCAAGAATTGCGTTCCAGTAAAAGAAACCGCTGCAACGAAAATTGCGGGGAAAGTCTCTTTTACTCCTTTGAATCCGTCCATCAAAAAAACGATAAAAAATGGCACAGTGAGACTTAACGGGACAAGCATTCGCCCAACCATAGCAGAAACAGCGTGTTGATCAACACCTACAAGATTGCACATTGCAATAATTGGAATCCCAACTGCACCAAATGCAACGGGAGCGGTATTTGCAATCAAACAAAGTCCTGCGGCATAAAGAGGCTTCAATCCAAGCCCAACTAAAAGCGCGGCAGTAATTGCAACAGGTCCCCCAAACCCAATCGCACCTTCAAGAAAAGAACCAAAGCAAAAACCAATCAAAATAACTTGGATTCTATGATCGGGCGTAATGCTCATCACGCTTTGTTTAATCACTTCAAAAGAACCAGATTTCACTGAAAGCTTATAGAGAAAAATGGCGGCGATAATAATCCACGCGATAGGCCACATTCCTTGCGCAAAACCTTGCACAAAGGACGCACCAATCAAAGAAAAAGGCATTCCATAGACAAAAAAAGCCACTGCACTTGCAACAATCACGGTAATAAATCCCGCTTGATAACCTTTAAGTTTAAAAGTTAGCAAACATAACAAAAAACATAAAATTGGAATAAAAGCCACCGCCGCACTTAAAAATATATTCCCTAGCGGATCAGTTATTTGTTGCCACATACATTCCTCCAAAAATTTAATTTAACTTGATTAGTTTATTCAAATTTTATTTTAAGAATAATTAAATAATTTGTTTTGAAAGAATTAAGTTCTTAAATTTAAGCAAAAAAGTAACATTTTTCTTTAATTTTTATAAAGCAGGATTTATTAGAGTATTTTACTAAAACGAATGCAGGAGAAGGAATCCTTAAAGATTCCTAAAGATTACAAGATTGCATATTTGATAGAAATACATGCTTCTAAGCTCGCAAGCTCATTCAATACTTCTTGAGAAACAACATCATCTACCACAATCAAAGCCAATGCTTCTTTTTTGTAACGTCCCAAACGAAAATCGGCAATATTGATATTATGTTTTGCCAAAGTCGTGCCAACAAATCCAATAACACCGGGAGTATCATCATTTCTAAATAAAATCATCTTTCCCTTTGGTTCAATATCTAATGCAAAATTATTAATATTGACAATTTTTGGCGTAGATTCGTTAAAGACGGCTCCGCTGACACTAAATTCACCATTTTGAGTAAGTAAAGTCAGCTTAATTTGATTTTTATAGGCACTTTGCGATTCTTTTCCTTCTAGTTTCACTTCAATGCCTCTTTCTTTAGCAACATAAGGTGCATTGACATAATTGACTTTATCGCCAATCGTTGCATTAAGGATTCCAACTAATGCAAAGGTGGAAAGCGAAGCAAGATAATCTCTAATCTCTCCCTCCGCTTCTAAAGTAATGGAACGCACTTCATCTTTATTGATTTGAATCGCAAAAAATGCCATTTTTTGCACAAGCTCTAAATAGGCTTTCATAAAGCTTGGTAATTCATTTTCTTTGATGGGCAAATTCAGTGCATTGGGGAAACTTGAACCGCGTGCAGCCTCAAGAGCAGCTTCCGCTGCTTGGATAGCAATTTTTTCTTGAGATTCTAAAGTATTTGCACCAATATGCGGCGTTACATAAATATTTTTTAAATCTAATAATTTATTTGAATTCCCCGGTTCTTTGGCAAAAACATCAATCCCTGCAAACCTAATTTTGCCCGATTCTAATGCCTCATAAAGTGCTTCTTCGTTATACAAACCTCCACGTGCGCAGTTAATCAAAATCACACCATCTTTCATTTTGGTAATTTGCTCTTTATTAATAATATTAATGGTTTCTTTGTTTTTTGGCGTATGAATCGTGATAATATCACAGCTTAGAATCTCATCAAAGTTTCTTGTGTATCCAATACCCAAATCTGTGGCTTTGGTTGGATTAATATAAGGGTCATAAGCAATCACTTCCATTTCAAAAGCTTTCATACGTTTGCCTACCCTACTACCAATATTCCCAAAACCAATGATTCCGAGTTTTTTATCTTTCAATTCTGTTCCATACCAATCTTCTCGCTTCCATTTACGCTCCACTTTTAGTTGTGCATTGGCTTCAGGAAACCTACGAATCGTATTTAAAATATGAGCGCAAGTCAGCTCTACTGCAGCAATGGTATTTGCAGTTGGAACATTCATTACTACTACACCTTTTTTGCTAGAATTTTCAATATCTACATTATCTACCCCCACTCCTGCACGCACAACCGCACGCAATTTTGTTGCAGATTCCAAAAAGTTCATATCCACATCTGTTGAACTCCTAGTAATTGCCACATCTGCTCTATACAACTCTTTTTTTAATTCCTCTTTAGGCAAACTCGCCAAATTCAACATTTCTACTTCTATGTCTTTTGACAACAAATCCAAACCACTTTGATGAATATGATCACACACAACAATCGTATATTTTGCCATTAAAACTCTCCATTTTAAGATTTAGATAAAGTATA carries:
- the serA gene encoding phosphoglycerate dehydrogenase, which produces MAKYTIVVCDHIHQSGLDLLSKDIEVEMLNLASLPKEELKKELYRADVAITRSSTDVDMNFLESATKLRAVVRAGVGVDNVDIENSSKKGVVVMNVPTANTIAAVELTCAHILNTIRRFPEANAQLKVERKWKREDWYGTELKDKKLGIIGFGNIGSRVGKRMKAFEMEVIAYDPYINPTKATDLGIGYTRNFDEILSCDIITIHTPKNKETINIINKEQITKMKDGVILINCARGGLYNEEALYEALESGKIRFAGIDVFAKEPGNSNKLLDLKNIYVTPHIGANTLESQEKIAIQAAEAALEAARGSSFPNALNLPIKENELPSFMKAYLELVQKMAFFAIQINKDEVRSITLEAEGEIRDYLASLSTFALVGILNATIGDKVNYVNAPYVAKERGIEVKLEGKESQSAYKNQIKLTLLTQNGEFSVSGAVFNESTPKIVNINNFALDIEPKGKMILFRNDDTPGVIGFVGTTLAKHNINIADFRLGRYKKEALALIVVDDVVSQEVLNELASLEACISIKYAIL
- a CDS encoding L-lactate permease is translated as MWQQITDPLGNIFLSAAVAFIPILCFLLCLLTFKLKGYQAGFITVIVASAVAFFVYGMPFSLIGASFVQGFAQGMWPIAWIIIAAIFLYKLSVKSGSFEVIKQSVMSITPDHRIQVILIGFCFGSFLEGAIGFGGPVAITAALLVGLGLKPLYAAGLCLIANTAPVAFGAVGIPIIAMCNLVGVDQHAVSAMVGRMLVPLSLTVPFFIVFLMDGFKGVKETFPAIFVAAVSFTGTQFLSSNFLGAELPDIVSAIVSLACTTLFLKVWKPSNIFRLDNETNFSNNTQLELGVVVKAWMPFILLIICIVIWTQPWFKALFAKGAIFDYTQVTIAFNNIQGGILDENGKAISLSLPINFVALQAGTAILLAAFLTIWTLKIKASDVGECFWDTLKEMAIPCITIGLVVAFAFIAKNSAMSATLGLAFAQTGDAFAFFSPVIGWIGVFLTGSDTSANLLFGPLQQVTAGELGVGEALFLAANSVGGVVGKMISPQSIAIACAAVGLVGKESELFKFTLKYSIGFILLIGIWTFIIAFFLNGIIPEIVPLVK